In Lonchura striata isolate bLonStr1 chromosome 3, bLonStr1.mat, whole genome shotgun sequence, the sequence CTCTTTCCCTGTCGCCATCCTGTCTCGTCGTTTGCATAGCTGGAGTGAAGGTTTATTTACAGAGAAGCTAAAATGGAGGAGGCAGCTTCATCCAAGCCATGTTGAAAGAGAGGTGGGAGGACAGGACAACACTGTGGTTTTCGGCTCTGACCCATAATCTGCGCTTAGAACTTAAAGCAGGAGTTATCTCTGCACCTCCTTCCTTATCCAAGCCATGGATAGCAGCCCCAGTGACAGCTGTGGCTGAAAGAGCTAAGGATAGACACTGCCTGGCatctgctccctgccccataCTTACCCATGTGAAGAGGGCAGTGAGACTCCGTCCTGTCCAGTCAAAGACGTTAAAGAGCAGGAAGCAGGAGACAGGAATGAAGTAGAGACCTGAAGAAGGGGATGGTCAGTGAGAATCCAAGTGTGTCCCAGTCCTTCATACCCACTGCCCAGAGATTGACTGTCTTTCAGGTCTAGTTTCCCACTAAGGCCTGGAATGGTCTCCCAGCCGGGCTGGCGTCCACATCCAAACTATCACGCACAGTGGTTCCCTCTTCCCTTCCAGCATTCTGTATTGGGTTTGTGTGGCAAGGTTTCAGTAACAGGGTGGGCTACAGGACGGCTTctgagagaagctgctagaAGCACTCCTAAGTCTAACAGAGCTAATGTCAGATGGCTCCAAGACAGATCCACCACTGGCGAAGGCCACCAGTGATAGCGGTAGGGCCTATGGGATGACAtattaaaaaggggaaaaaaaatcgcAACATGTGCAATTGCACCCAGAGAGAGAAGTGAGAATATGTGAcaaaaacagctctgcagacaccaaaaCCAGTGGAAAAGGAGGGGGAGAAGGCACTCCAGATGTCAGAGTAAAAATTCCCCTACAGCATGTAGTgaagaccatggtgaggcagaCTGCCCTCCTGAAGCTCAAGGAGGTCCACAGTGAGTCAATATCCACCTACTGCCTGTGAAGACTACCCTACTGTGAAGCAGGTTTGCCAGCAGGATTTACGACCCTGCAGGAGACCCACACTGGAACAGTCTGTTTCTGCAGGACTGTGTCCCATGGAAGGGACCCAGGCTGAAGCAGTTCATGAAaaactgcagcctgtgggaagcACTCACATTGGACTTCAAGGAGGACTGCCTCCCATGAGAGGGTCCCAatgctggaggagggaaagagTAGGAAGTGTTCTCCCCCTGAGAAAGAAGCAGTGGCAGAGGAAATGTGTGAAGAACTGACTGCAACCCTCATTCCCCAACCTCCTGCACTACTGCAGagggaagagataaagaaattGTAAATAAACTTAAgcctgggaagaagggaggggtgAGTAGAAGTTGTTTAATgattcaatttttatttcttattatacTACTGTGATTTGACtggtaaataaattaaattaattttccccacgttgagtctgttttgcctgtgacagtAATTAATGAGTGATCTCTCactgtccttatctcaacccaaaAGCCTTTTGTCACATTTTATCTCTCCTGTCCAGCTGGAATGGCTTTGGTGTGCACCTGGCATCCAGACAGGGTTACCCCACCATACATACCCTCAAGCCCCACCTTCTTTTCTCCCATTTACCTTGTTCTCAGGTTTTTCCTACCTCACCTCCATCCCTGGCACACTTACCCCATTTATTTCCCTCTCCAAGGACAGTGGACACTTTAGCTGTGATGGCAGGGAAGACGCCAATGGTGACAGTGAAGACGAAGCAGACAGACAGAGCCAAGACCCAGAGCTAGgcagatgaaagaaaaatgctggTACCAAACACAGGACAAGAGACCAGTGCAGGGCTGGTCTCCTCTCCCCATGCTCTCCTACACCTGTGCCCATCCCGAAAGGAAGGGCAGGACAAGGCTTGCTGAAACTCACAGACCTTCTTAAAAATAGCAATGACAGAGGGCTGCTCATCAGGGTTGTGGACAGGGATGATCTTTGAGTTATTCTGCTCCATCCCGTTCTCGTCTGCAGGGAGAGACACAAGTAGGGCATAGCAGACCCCAAAAAGCCAAGATCTAACTCAGTCCTTCTATCTCATTCTTTCTTTAAgctctttctctttcccttttccttctctcagcCCCTCACCTTTCTTAATCAGGTCTCTCTTGGTTTCCAGCTCTGCATTGTACACGTGGTACTCTGTCTTGTCCTTCATGGAGTAGTATCGGAAGAAATCCTGCAGAGAGACAGCAGGGAGGACTCATCCATGCGTGCAGAAAGAAGgctgccaggggctgtgtgacaacGGCAGATATGGGCAATATGGGCAAAGTATTCCTTCCAATTATGTCCAATACTGATGCTTTCCTGCTTACCCAGGGACTCAGATACCCCAAATATACAGGTATCTGTGGTGGGAAGTATCCCAGAGTGCTCCGTTGGGACACAGGAGAACCTGCCCTGACACAAGAGGTGGAAGCTGCTAGTGGGCCACGGTTCTTGCATTGGGATGTGCCAAGGTCCGATGTCCCCAAGCCCTTCCCTACCAGGACAGCAGTCTCACCATGTGAGGCAGAACTACATAGGAGACGATTGCCAGCACGATCGTCACACAGGCGGTGGTGAAGTAACCGATGAAGCTCTCGGGTTGCTGGGCACCAACTGATAGCacagaaagggagaggaaaggaagatgATGGCAGCTGAGAGGAGCAAGGCCCCGCTACCATCTTCCACACAGCATGACCTCGGCAGATGCTGTGACAACAGTGATCTGGGAAGGCCCTGTCATGTGCAAGGCAGGGATTACTCACTGGCAATACTGAAGATCATTGCCAAAGCAGCGAAGGTGCCTGCCAAGCCCTGCCCGCTCATGATGGGGGCTGTGTAGCTGACAGgcaggagccctgccagcccaaacAGGCTGCTCTGGAGAATGGCACCGAAGGCTGCAAAGGGGAAAGAGGAGCAGAAATGAGAAACCAAAGACAAGGATGGACTGCACCTCTGCAGGGAGCCAAGACCCCTGCCCTGCTAAGTAAGGCAAGTCCCCCTCCCCCCTTGCCTCTCCCACAGTGAGGTTCATGCTTTTCTCCCAGAGGGTTCAGCCCTAGCCATTGGACTGtgtccttctccttcccccactgcttCACTCACAGTTGATGAAGACAATGCTGATCATGGTAAAGATGAAGAAGGGAAGAGGATCCATGGGGACTTTCACCATGATCGCGGTGACTAAAAACACCAGCCCAATCGCCACCAGGCTGCCTGAGATGCGGATCTGCTGGGGAATCCTACAAAAGAAGGTCTCGGTGAGGAAAACTCAACCCCCTAAAAACCTGGGGCTGGGACCAAGCTCTAACCAAGCCAAACCCTCAAACAGGATACCAGTGTTTTGCCTTTGACTTGACCGAATGGGCTGTAGCTTGGTTTAGTGCTGGGACAGGAGAACAGGCCAGGGCTGGGCGGCCCTATGGGGGCTGGCAAGCACAAGGACAGAGCAAGGCTCACCGCTGGTGGATGAAGGAGTTGAGGCAGGTGAAGATAAGGAGGGGCACCATGGCGCAGAGAGTCATGAAGTTGTCAAACACGGACTGCAGGTAGGAGGGTGTGAAGGTGGCCTTGCCAGTCTGGTTCCTGACGTGGCTTGTCTCCTCTGGATCCTTAAGGCGACTGATGAAATACTGCAAAGGAAGGagcctggtggggctgagaTTCTGTGAGGCCTTCCAAGGCCACCCTTATTCTTTTTCCAGACCCATGCCcatccctcctgctgcctcAGTGCCACTCATCACACCCAGGTCACGCATGCTTGTGGTCCTCTGCATGCTGTGCCATGCTGCCACAACTACACCATGGTCCCTAGATATGACGGGGGACAATTGCTGTCATGGACAACAACAGGTAGAAGCCCTCACCTCCCTGGCGGTCATGAAGAAATTCCATGGCAGCAGCGTTCCCAGGCCGAGGATGAAGAAGATCAGCCAGACAGCCTTGTACCTGTGCAGGGGACAGAGTGGGGTTTGGAGCAGAAGTTGTATATTGCTTCTGACTGTCCCTGACCCTGCAGCGGGAAGCACCAGACAATATTGTCCTGCTCCACAGCCCTTGCTAGTCTGGGCTACCAGAGATGTGGCactgcagaggggctgtgggaggcGCTCCCCAGGAGGCTATAAAGGCAGGGAGAGGCTGGCTGCTCCTCAACATGTGCAGTATCCATCACCAGATCTGGGAGGGGGTTAGGCTCCCCAGGCATGTTTACAGGGGACTGTTTACAGTTCCAGCCCATTTGCTATGGAAAAGCTGAGAAAGAAGGGACAGCTTGGTAGCCCAATTAGCATGCAGGAGAGGGGGTCTCCCAGATGCCAGGTCCTCGTGTGCTGTCTCACCTCCTGGTATCCTGGATGTGCCCCCACAGCTACATCAGAACCATCATTACCTATCTTGGGGCCCGTCTCTTGCTGTCATCTTGTGTGGCGAGAGTCAGCACAGGTCCCAGCAAGTCTTATGGCTGCTCTCCGTctggaaagcaaacagaagATTTTATGGGAAAGTGAGAGACACatgccaggcaggagcagcactggttTTAACCCCAACCCATGCTGCCAGTAAGCGTTCCACAGTACTGAGAGCCAAACACCAACCCGGAAAATGACAAGAGGACAGTGCAGGAGCTTTGGAAACCTGCAGCTCAGAGTCCTTAAGCCAAGGGGTCGTGACACATTCTGCTGGCCAGGCACAGCAAGCCCTCCCTCCGAAAGGAAACTGCTTTCCTGAGATACCCAGGCTGTTCATGCTGGCTGCCCAGCAGCTTGCAGCAGGCTCTTAAAGGATTTGTGAGCCTAAAGCTCTCTGTCTCCAATCCTGGGCCTGTGAGTGAAGCATGTGCACAGTGGGCTGTGTCTGCCCCCGCTGCCCGCCCCAGCTCCCTCCAATGCCCCAGGCTCGGTGGCACAAAAGACACATTTAATTCAGCCGCCTCTCCGGCCAGAACCAGCAAACCTCCCGTTTTCAATTCCACTTTCCTGGGGCTCTAACAGCCCTTTCCTGGGTCACCTTGAAAAGCCAAGGGCGCCCCTGGCACTGCCGTTCCCTCCCGGGCACCACCGCTCCTTTTTTCCGTCACCACCTGGCCAGCCGCTGCACCGCTCAGGCATCGCTCTGAGAGCCCCAGAGACGAAGCCTCCAGAGCCCCGAGAAGGGACTTTCCCTCCCCGGTCACCCCCTCTTCCCTGGCCAGAGTGGGATTAGCCTCCAGGAGGAACCGCAGGCctgccttgtccttttccagTCGGGGCGGCGCAGCATGGGGTGCTCCGGAACTCCTCCCAGGGCttcacctgcagcagggctgccgGCACCGTGCCCCCGGCACCCCCGGGACATGCCCCGCGGGCGCCGGCTCCAACGCCGCCCGCAGCATCCCTGCCTGCGCCCCGCCAAGTAGGGCGGAGcgggcggaggaggaggaggaggcagcagcatgCTGGGATCTGTAGTCCCTGCCAGCACCGACAcgcactgaaggcagcgcagcCCGTCCCTGGCGCAGGTGCCTGGggggctctgcacagagcttGCCTCCTCCTCCAGTGGAATCCTGCAGGCTGGGGATCCTGAGCTAGAATGGAGCCGAAACATAGCTGGTGGGATGTGGAGAGAGATTCTGGAAGCCCCTTGGACTGCTTGGGAAAGACAGAGCAGGATAACAGTATGCCTGCAAAGGATCAAAGGCTTTGCCAACCCGGCAGGTGCCACCCTGTTCATATTGGAGCCATCTGCAGCACCGCTCACCTGTGTTCCCACACCGAGATCTCAGGGGCATGACAGCTCCTACCTTGCCCTTGTAAGCTATCCGGGCTTCCAGagaaaacatcccaaaatcccctcctgGCAGCCTGCCAGTGCCTCTGTGGGGAGAAGACATCTTCACGGGGGATTAGCAGAGGGATCTGCAAACACAACTGCCATCCCCTCGCACACAGAGAGCCCACTGGGGCCAATGCTTGTCTCCAAGCAAACTGATCTCAACCTAAAACAGGCAAAAGAACCTCAGCTTCCCCCATGGGTCCCCAGCAAGTCCCAACATGCTTCCTCTTGCCAGCCAAGCCACTGATCCCCCTTCCAGCCCCCACCAGGTCACATCGCTGTCCCTAGAAATAGAGGCAGGGACTGACCCCATAGACATACCTGGGAgagaggacagagccagggTGAGCCCTGTGTTTGGAGTATTTGAAGGCAGTGTGTCCCCCTGCTTCCACACCTCTCGCCCTTGGGGGTGAGTGGCAGGCCCTGGATCAAGTCACAGGCTGGAGCCCTGTGGGTCTAGCGGCACCCGcggaggaggagaagaggtATCGGGTACCAGAGCTGGCACGCAGCCCAGGTCCTGCTGCCCAACCATCCAGGGAGGAGAGGAAcagaaggctgctgaggagGAGATGGCAGAAGCTGGTGGTGTTGGGAAGGAGGTGGGGAGGGTCGGGAGTAGGactctgggggtgctggggcagggcGCTCCACCATGCTGCTTTCCCACCACCTCCTGCTTCCGTCCGGAGAGTGCCCACATCCCTGTGTCAGGAGCCCAGCCTCCTTggcaggcactgcccagccGCAGTCCCCTGcctgttctgtttgttttctgtctcaCTTAGCTAAATGCCTCCTAATTTTTTCCACAAAGAGACGGTGCCTGCCAAGGTCAGCAGTCATTACAGCAGGAAACACTTCCAGCTGCTGGCTGTTACAAAGAACCCTacaacaaacagaaaaggtTCTGTAAACCAACACCAGCAACAGGTGGCAACCCTGCTCCCGCTTGGGAAGAGCTGCCCTACCTGATGGGATATGGGAAGAGATGCCACTcttgcagctggcacagcacagctcccactgccCCCCACAGGAGTCTGCTGATGTTCAGCTCAGCCACCAGTGTGGTGGCTGCACAGGTGGGACACAGGAAATAAGGAGTGATGTAGCACCTTGGCATAAGGACATCCCTTTTCTTCCTGGGCATAGAGCAGTCTGTCTGAACTCCATGGAAGTGATGTGTAAGTAGAAGAAGCAAGGTCACAAAGAGTGGGCTTAACAAACCATAAGCTAGAACATTTGAGCAGGTACAAACAAGAGATGGCACAATTTTAATTGCCCATTCAGGACACTCAAAGACTGTGACAAATGCTGAGTGACACCCTTGGTGGCCATGTGCAGCCCTATTGCCAGCGGAGCCCTGGGAGATGATGGCAGGGCCAGCTGTCACCAAAATTGCTTAATCTCTACAGAAAACCCAAACTGCAGGACAGCCACACCTGCAGGCAGCCATTTGTCACCTGGCTTTGGATACTTCCCTACCTCTCCCTTTCCCCACATTAccttttcctctgctcctgctgctttcaCCAAGCGTGAGCACAATGCATGCTTAGTTTCCCGCTTGAGCAATTCCCTGGTGCCATGTAGGCATGCTATAGCACCATGGAATTATACCCAGAAACacccaattttttaaaaaaagccgTTTACACCACACCAAGCGTAGAAATGTCCTGGCGGTCCATAGCCAAGGGGTTACCAGCAAATTCACCAGCAAGCACCTTGTGTCCTCCTGACACCACTTGTCAGGGGATCATTTTGCAGGGATAATGTCAGTACTTCCTCCAAGCATGGCCAAGATGGGACAGGACCAGTTGCCCCACCAGCCTTTCACCCCATCCCCTATGTGTGCTTGCCCACTGGGTGACACCAGAGTTCTCCCACGTGGAAGGCTGATCCAGGGGCCCCTCAAGTTTATCTGCAGGCACGGAACAAGCCTGCAGGTATGCAAGTCACATGAAACCTTGGTGGCCAGGACTCAGCTGGAAGATAGGAAACACTTACAGACTGCCCCTTTAATGAGATTTCATATGCATGCCTGAACTCTGATCATGGTGCTTGTGGGTCCTCCTACCTTGAGTGCAGGGAATTCCACCTCCACCTTCAGGACAGACGCTTGTATTTCACAAGACAGATGAGTGTGCACAGTTGCGCACCACTGCTGTGGTGGTGAGCCAAAAACAAGCCCTCCCAAAACAAGGGCAGGCAGGTGCCTTGAGTCAAAGCAGAGGCTGGTCCAGCTCAAGGGCTGGTCTCTATCAGAGGGCAACAGCAGATTCTAGGAAATAGTAAATGTGTCTTGGTTGTGGAGTAACTGCCCAATTGTTTCCCAGCTTCCAGCCTCCGAGCTGGAAGGGACATGATGTTCTTATGTTTTGTAGCCATGGTGGGTTTCACTTCTGTGAAATCCTGCTTCCCCCTTCAACTCAGGAGCTCCTGAGAGGGGGTAGGAGGTCTCCCCACATATAGGGCCTCACCAGGGCTCCCTTGCCTTCAACATCAAAGGGTGGATGAACATTGGAGTGGCTGCTTTACAGACCTGGATTGTATCCACCCAACAGCACatttttcaaacagaaattcTAGCTCACTTAGTCATTCAGGCATAGCTCCATGCCTTCAAGTCCTCCTTGTTGCTTTTCTCCAAATCTTCCCTGGCTCCTCCCGATCCTTAAAGAGATGCTGGTGCTGGGGGCACAGAGAGACTGTGGGGGTGAGACACCAATTTGAAGAATGGCACAAAGCTTTCCTgctttgtttctgctttgtAACTGGGAAAGATAATTCAGTGTGTGTTTTCATGCACACTGAGCTATGTGAAATAGCCCCCGGCTTTGCTTTGCTGTGAGTGGCCAGCTCATGGCTGGCTCAGTGCATAATCTTGTTTGTGGATTTGGGCTTCTTCCCTTCCCCCCTTGTCTATCACTTGATATTTATCTAAACTGAATTTCAGTTGCCTGGTGTAATGGTTATCAGTGCTCCTCCTAGCTGGCACTTGTCCCCATGAACCTGAGTAATCCAATCACCTCAGCAAAGCCCTGTCATCTCATTGCTCATTCTCTTTTCCAGGTCACTCATAAATGTGTTGAAAAAACATGTGACAAATGCAAAGatctcttttctctggaaaaactGACTGCTGACTCCTACATACTCCCTCCTGTTTTCATACTAGTTATGGAGCCGAGTAAGGACTTTCCCTCTTGACCAACAAGCTCCCTTAAAAAACTGGGCTGAAAGCTGACTGGGATTT encodes:
- the SLC29A1 gene encoding equilibrative nucleoside transporter 1, with product MTARDGPQDRYKAVWLIFFILGLGTLLPWNFFMTAREYFISRLKDPEETSHVRNQTGKATFTPSYLQSVFDNFMTLCAMVPLLIFTCLNSFIHQRIPQQIRISGSLVAIGLVFLVTAIMVKVPMDPLPFFIFTMISIVFINSFGAILQSSLFGLAGLLPVSYTAPIMSGQGLAGTFAALAMIFSIAIGAQQPESFIGYFTTACVTIVLAIVSYVVLPHMDFFRYYSMKDKTEYHVYNAELETKRDLIKKDENGMEQNNSKIIPVHNPDEQPSVIAIFKKLWVLALSVCFVFTVTIGVFPAITAKVSTVLGEGNKWGLYFIPVSCFLLFNVFDWTGRSLTALFTWPGMDSCLLPVMVVLRVIFVPLFMLCNVTPRYYLPVVFSHDAWYIVFMIFFSISNGYLASLCMCFGPKKVLVHEAETAGAVMAFFLSLGLALGAAVSFLVRILI